In Nicotiana tabacum cultivar K326 chromosome 19, ASM71507v2, whole genome shotgun sequence, one DNA window encodes the following:
- the LOC107771244 gene encoding glucuronoxylan 4-O-methyltransferase 1-like, which produces MRPKTQSSLSLKLLLICVFIAFLLLFVLRSRLVSSNESTTSSSVSSISHALLPRSSSSSEDKKTRTCSSPQCNKIPSSVAKSLIHYTTSTITPQQTLKEISVTSKILDKKSPCNFLVFGLGHDSLMWHTLNFGGRTIFLEEDETWIEQIKKRFPMLESYHVTYDSKVNEANVLIEAGKGPECTAIADPRYSMCQLALKGLPSEIYDMKWDLIMVDAPTGYYEDAPGRMTAIYTAGMMARNRENGETHVFVHDVNRNIEDKFSREFLCDGYMKKQVGRLRHFTIPSHKSNLDMPFCP; this is translated from the coding sequence ATGAGACCTAAAACACAGAGTTCACTTAGCCTAAAGCTTCTTCTCATATGTGTTTTCATAGCTTTCTTACTTCTATTTGTGTTGAGATCAAGATTAGTATCTTCCAACGAAAGTACAACTTCATCTTCTGTTTCTTCAATTTCTCATGCTCTTTTACCAAGATCCTCATCTTCGTCCGAAGACAAGAAAACAAGAACTTGCTCATCACCACAATGTAATAAAATCCCATCTTCAGTAGCCAAATCCCTCATTCACTACACAACCTCAACCATCACCCCTCAACAAACACTCAAAGAGATATCAGTAACATCCAAGATTTTAGACAAGAAATCTCCTTGCAATTTCCTTGTCTTCGGTCTTGGCCATGACAGCCTAATGTGGCACACACTCAACTTTGGAGGGCGAACCATCTTCCTCGAAGAAGATGAAACTTGGATAGAGCAAATCAAGAAGAGATTTCCCATGTTAGAGTCTTATCATGTTACATATGATAGTAAAGTGAATGAAGCAAATGTTTTAATAGAAGCAGGGAAAGGACCAGAGTGTACAGCTATAGCTGATCCTAGATATTCGATGTGCCAACTTGCCTTAAAAGGATTGCCTAGTGAAATTTATGATATGAAGTGGGATTTAATAATGGTGGATGCTCCAACAGGCTATTATGAGGATGCACCAGGGAGAATGACTGCGATATATACAGCAGGAATGATGGCAAGGAATAGAGAAAATGGAGAAACTCATGTGTTTGTGCATGATGTCAATAGGAATATAGAGGACAAGTTTTCTAGGGAATTTTTGTGTGATGGATATATGAAGAAACAAGTTGGGAGATTAAGGCATTTTACTATCCCTAGTCATAAGAGCAACTTAGATATGCCCTTCTGCCCTTag
- the LOC107771245 gene encoding glucuronoxylan 4-O-methyltransferase 1-like, which translates to MKTKTQSSLSLKLLVISVFIAFLLLFVLRSRLTSSGENTSLLLSASSISHAFLPTSCSSTKCNNKIPSSVAKSLIHYATSNTTPQQKLDEISITSNILDKKSPCNFLVFGLGHDSLMWHTLNFGGRTIFLDEDVIWIEKIKKKFPMLESYHVTYDSKVKEANVLMEAGKKPDCTAIADPRYSKCQLALKGLPNEIYDIKWDLIMVDAPTGFHENAPGRMTAIYTAGMMARNKENGETHVFVHDVHRNIEDKFSKAFLCDGYMKKQVGKLRHFTIPSHKNNLDMPFCP; encoded by the coding sequence ATGAAAACTAAAACACAGAGTTCACTTAGCCTAAAGCTTCTTGTCATAAGCGTTTTCATCGCTTTCTTACTTTTATTTGTGTTGAGATCAAGATTAACATCTTCTGGTGAAAATACATCATTATTATTATCTGCTTCTTCAATTTCCCATGCTTTTTTACCAACAAGTTGTTCATCAACAAAATGTAACAACAAGATCCCATCTTCAGTAGCCAAATCTCTCATTCACTACGCAACCTCAAACACCACCCCTCAACAAAAACTCGACGAGATATCAATAACATCCAACATTTTAGACAAGAAATCTCCTTGCAATTTCCTTGTCTTTGGTCTTGGCCATGACAGTCTAATGTGGCACACACTCAACTTTGGAGGACGAACTATCTTCCTCGACGAAGATGTGATTTGGATTGAAAAAATCAAGAAGAAATTTCCCATGTTAGAGTCTTATCATGTTACATATGATAGTAAAGTGAAAGAAGCAAATGTCTTAATGGAAGCAGGGAAAAAACCAGACTGCACAGCTATAGCTGATCCTAGATATTCTAAGTGTCAACTTGCTTTAAAAGGGTTGCCTAATGAAATTTATGATATAAAATGGGATTTAATAATGGTTGATGCTCCAACAGGTTTTCATGAGAATGCACCAGGGAGAATGACTGCAATTTATACAGCAGGAATGATGGCAAGGAATAAAGAAAATGGAGAAACTCATGTGTTTGTGCATGATGTGCATAGGAATATAGAGGACAAGTTTTCTAAAGCATTTTTGTGTGATGGATATATGAAGAAACAAGTGGGGAAGTTGAGGCATTTCACTATCCCTAGTCATAAGAACAACTTGGATATGCCCTTTTGCCCCTAG
- the LOC107771246 gene encoding ras-related protein RABD1 gives MSNEYDYLFKLLLIGDSSVGKSCLLLRFADDSYVDSYISTIGVDFKIRTVELDGKTIKLQIWDTAGQERFRTITSSYYRGAHGIIIVYDVTEMESFNNVKQWLNEIDRYANESVCKLLVGNKCDLVENKVVDTQTGKALADELGIPFLETSAKDSINVEQAFLTMAGEIKKKMGNQPAGAKKTGSTVQIKGQPIEQKSNCCG, from the exons ATGAGCAACGAATA CGATTACTTGTTCAAGCTGTTATTAATCGGCGATTCTTCTGTCGGCAAATCGTGTCTTCTTCTCAGATTCGCC GATGATTCGTATGTGGACAGTTACATTAGCACCATCGGTGTTGATTTC AAAATTAGAACGGTGGAGCTGGATGGAAAGACAATCAAGCTGCAAATT tGGGATACTGCAGGCCAGGAGCGGTTCCGCACTATAACAAGTAGTTACTATCGGGGAGCACATGGGAttatt ATTGTTTATGATGTAACGGAAATGGAGAGCTTCAACAATGTCAAGCAATGGTTGAATGAAATTGACAGATACGCAAATGAGAGTGTTTGCAAGCTTCTGGTGGGAAACAAATGTGATTTGGTAGAAAACAAGGTTGTGGACACACAGACGGGAAAG GCTTTGGCAGATGAGCTAGGTATCCCTTTCCTTGAGACGAGTGCAAAAGACTCCATTAACGTGGAGCAGGCTTTCTTAACGATGGCGGGAGAGATCAAGAAAAA AATGGGTAATCAACCAGCTGGAGCCAAGAAGACAGGTAGTACTGTTCAAATCAAAGGACAACCAATTGAGCAGAAGAGCAACTGCTGTGGCTAA
- the LOC107771247 gene encoding ras-related protein RABA2a-like: MARRTEEEYDYLFKIVLIGDSGVGKSNLLSRFTRNEFLLESKSTIGVEFATRTLQVEGRTVKAQIWDTAGQERYRAITSAYYRGALGALLVYDVTKPTTFENVSRWLKELRDHADSNIVIMLIGNKTDLKHLRAVDTEDAQSFAEKEGLSFIETSALEATNVEKAFQTILSEIYRIISKKPLSSEEPATANIKEGKTLVVGAEEPAPKKACCSSS, from the exons ATGGCGAGAAGAACGGAAGAGGAGTACGATTACTTGTTTAAAATTGTATTAATCGGCGATTCAGGAGTTGGCAAATCCAACTTGCTTTCTCGATTCACCAGAAATGAGTTCCTTTTAGAGTCCAAATCCACTATCGGCGTTGAATTCGCCACTCGTACTCTCCAG GTCGAGGGAAGAACCGTCAAGGCTCAGATCTGGGACACAGCTGGACAGGAAAGATACAGAGCCATTACAAGTGCTTACTATAGGGGTGCTCTTGGGGCTCTTCTGGTATATGATGTGACAAAACCAACTACCTTCGAGAATGTTAGTCGGTGGTTGAAGGAACTGAGGGATCATGCAGATTCGAACATTGTGATTATGCTCATTGGAAACAAAACGGATCTTAAGCATCTTCGAGCTGTTGATACAGAGGATGCTCAAAGCTTTGCTGAAAAAGAAGGCCTTTCTTTCATTGAAACATCTGCATTGGAGGCAACGAATGTAGAGAAGGCTTTCCAGACGATTCTTTCAGAAATCTATCGGATAATAAGTAAGAAGCCACTTTCTTCCGAGGAACCAGCAACTGCTAACATCAAAGAAGGGAAGACTCTTGTTGTTGGGGCAGAGGAGCCTGCCCCCAAGAAGGCATGTTGCTCTTCATCTTGA